The following coding sequences lie in one Spirosoma sp. KUDC1026 genomic window:
- a CDS encoding hybrid sensor histidine kinase/response regulator transcription factor produces the protein MDLSGFGRPRFWHAQHPVYHLKWVSGLRKRFIKQYSHLPVCRSIIFLLFLSISAAVAQLSPKRSPQLTTANGLPSNEIAGVVQDRAGFLWIATSDGLARYDGRATKVFRNRPGDTLSLADNKIRDLVVAPDGSFVINTESGTIQRFDPASERFTTLIHRQVLDRNKALVNQIQLSADGKHLWGLLSGVRLVDYDLHRKTLRIYDLPTLVGSVNEVHDFILAPTGHIYGETMAGLLQFDTRTGRKRIIPFPFPTIDRVRGMNFHSADRHQVTLGPAGQIAVFGYDVVAFYDPVHDRFRTIPIPNVVKVSSSGVRKLATPIPYGLKTLSADRLYLGYLNRLYQLDKTGQFSLLRQAETATDRLAPWLIDRSGVLWITDGSTGLTQLDLRALPLDYVSRKKSFCDDLLEEDLGITLPDSFEVWATENWPRYTRDSRGNYYLCDPSRVYRHVVNNQTINELPTFGELNGHVCCNLCLKTSRRGEIWVYNNRLGLLAVSPDGTKGHSYPNSQLPLTHLYPNYDAGDIQPLGQSIWVGSQFGLGLYRYDIRRQRYDAPLRNKPQSTNSLPVNSINCLSADPNDSTVLWIGTLGGGLCRLNTRTMRFQRLGEAEGFPNGAIQSIETDDQGMLWCATKQGLVRVNPKTLKWRHFTSDDGLTETAFMRTSSAHLPDGRLVFGTPNGRIIFNPGAIQDDTYEPPIVLTALLINNKPTDANLTAETNLLPAPINTLSELVLDHTQNFLTIGFAGLHYGKTEKLQYRYRLTGVDNDWVEVGTQNTANYTQLAPGRYIFSVNSTRSDGQWSRQARRLLIRIKPPFWATWWAYLLYGLAFGGLVLGFIRFRIQQGQQHQEITLKRREADQLRAVDEVKSRFFANITHEFRTPLTLILSPAEKLLKTPDQDTYTRHLMASIHRNAVHLLRLVNQLLDLAKLEDNSMRVTFVRGDGVEFIQRLVDSFYPMAATQQISLTVDIINSGQEHPHGPWLFDADKWETIITNLLSNALKFTPAGGQILLTIDPSSVEQLVLHLADTGIGIPPDKLPHIFDRFYQVDTSQTRAYEGTGIGLALVRELIELLHGTIAVESRTESPSGTTFILTLPLLPATAQPDAPAVTFPGTSLLVADSDPAPSTTSVRQPSAVIADDAPLVLVVEDNDELRAFMAGELADHYRVLTAADGEEGWLLCQRDLPDVVLTDVMMPRLDGFQLTHCIKSTLATNHIAVVLLTARAAHTSRLAGLEQGADDYLSKPFHVDELFLRLNNMLTRQANLRAFLYRQLSSPAGQTNEPIPDPFIGQLHQAIETRLDDTTFGVDDLALAVGMSRRTLYRKMTAVSNMSANDFIRHYRLQRATQLLRAGRSIADIAYTVGFESPAYFATVFKHTYQQTPSEFLNRQLD, from the coding sequence ATGGACCTCTCTGGATTTGGTCGTCCACGATTCTGGCATGCCCAGCATCCGGTTTACCACCTGAAATGGGTATCCGGATTACGGAAGCGTTTCATCAAGCAGTATAGTCATCTTCCGGTTTGTCGTAGCATTATTTTTCTCTTATTTCTGAGCATTTCAGCAGCCGTAGCTCAGCTTTCACCCAAACGTTCCCCCCAGCTAACAACGGCCAATGGACTACCAAGTAATGAGATCGCTGGGGTAGTGCAGGATCGGGCTGGTTTTCTCTGGATCGCTACATCCGACGGGCTGGCGCGTTATGATGGACGGGCTACGAAGGTATTCCGGAATCGGCCGGGCGATACGCTCTCCCTGGCCGACAATAAAATCAGGGATTTAGTAGTAGCGCCCGATGGCTCTTTCGTTATCAATACCGAATCAGGAACGATTCAGCGTTTCGATCCGGCCAGCGAGCGGTTTACGACCCTGATTCACCGGCAAGTTCTGGATCGCAACAAGGCCCTCGTCAACCAGATTCAACTCAGCGCAGACGGAAAGCATCTGTGGGGCCTGTTGTCAGGCGTCCGACTCGTTGACTACGACCTGCACCGAAAAACCCTGCGAATCTATGATTTGCCTACGTTGGTAGGCAGCGTCAACGAGGTGCATGATTTTATCCTTGCCCCGACGGGCCACATTTATGGTGAGACAATGGCCGGATTGCTTCAGTTCGACACCCGGACGGGCCGCAAGCGTATCATTCCATTTCCATTCCCGACGATCGATCGTGTACGCGGCATGAATTTCCATTCCGCCGACCGCCACCAGGTTACGCTGGGGCCCGCCGGGCAGATTGCCGTATTTGGGTATGATGTCGTTGCCTTCTACGATCCGGTACATGATCGGTTTCGGACCATCCCGATTCCCAATGTTGTGAAGGTCAGTTCCAGTGGTGTCCGGAAGTTGGCCACACCCATACCGTATGGCTTAAAGACGCTGTCCGCCGATCGGCTATATCTGGGATACCTGAACCGGTTGTACCAACTGGATAAAACAGGGCAGTTTTCGTTACTGCGTCAGGCAGAAACCGCTACCGATCGACTGGCGCCCTGGCTCATTGATCGGTCGGGCGTTCTGTGGATCACGGACGGTTCAACAGGTTTAACCCAACTCGATTTACGGGCATTGCCCCTTGATTACGTTTCCAGAAAAAAATCATTCTGTGATGATTTGCTCGAAGAGGACCTGGGTATCACCCTACCCGACAGCTTCGAAGTGTGGGCCACCGAAAACTGGCCCCGCTACACCAGAGATTCCCGCGGAAATTATTATCTATGTGATCCCTCCCGCGTGTATCGTCACGTAGTCAATAACCAAACAATCAACGAATTGCCCACGTTTGGCGAACTAAATGGGCATGTATGCTGCAACCTGTGCCTGAAAACAAGCCGACGGGGAGAAATATGGGTTTATAACAACCGACTGGGGCTACTTGCTGTCAGTCCTGATGGGACAAAAGGGCATTCGTATCCCAATAGTCAGTTACCCCTGACACACCTATACCCTAACTACGACGCAGGAGATATTCAGCCCCTGGGCCAGTCTATCTGGGTAGGCTCGCAGTTCGGACTTGGCTTATATCGATACGACATCCGCCGACAGCGTTACGACGCCCCCCTGCGGAACAAACCCCAGTCAACAAATTCGCTGCCGGTCAACAGCATTAACTGTCTGAGTGCCGATCCTAATGACAGCACAGTCCTGTGGATCGGTACGTTAGGGGGTGGATTATGCCGTCTGAATACCCGAACGATGCGCTTCCAACGCCTGGGCGAAGCTGAAGGGTTTCCCAATGGCGCTATCCAAAGTATAGAAACCGACGACCAGGGTATGCTCTGGTGTGCCACTAAACAGGGACTGGTGCGGGTGAATCCCAAGACGCTAAAATGGCGACACTTTACCAGTGATGATGGTCTGACCGAAACCGCTTTTATGCGAACGTCTTCGGCTCATCTGCCCGATGGGCGGCTGGTATTCGGCACACCGAATGGCCGGATCATCTTCAACCCTGGAGCGATTCAGGACGATACCTATGAGCCGCCTATCGTGCTGACGGCCCTGCTGATCAACAATAAGCCAACGGATGCAAACCTGACAGCCGAGACCAACCTACTGCCAGCCCCGATCAACACACTGTCGGAACTGGTGCTCGACCATACCCAGAACTTCCTGACGATTGGCTTTGCCGGGCTTCATTACGGGAAAACCGAAAAACTACAGTATCGATACCGGCTCACCGGTGTTGATAATGACTGGGTGGAAGTGGGCACTCAGAACACGGCGAATTATACTCAGCTTGCACCGGGGCGTTATATATTCAGCGTCAACAGCACCCGGTCTGACGGGCAGTGGAGCCGCCAAGCCAGGCGGTTATTGATTCGTATTAAGCCCCCATTCTGGGCTACCTGGTGGGCTTATCTGCTGTATGGGCTGGCCTTTGGCGGTCTGGTGCTGGGGTTCATTCGTTTTCGGATCCAGCAGGGTCAGCAACACCAGGAAATTACGCTCAAACGCCGGGAGGCTGACCAGCTCCGGGCCGTCGATGAAGTCAAATCCCGTTTTTTCGCCAATATTACTCACGAGTTTCGCACCCCGCTGACGCTGATTCTATCCCCTGCGGAAAAGCTGCTTAAAACCCCCGATCAGGATACCTATACCCGCCACTTGATGGCTTCGATTCACCGCAACGCGGTACACCTGCTGCGGCTCGTTAATCAGCTTCTCGACCTCGCCAAGCTGGAAGATAACAGTATGCGGGTGACCTTCGTGCGGGGGGATGGTGTCGAGTTTATCCAGCGTCTGGTTGATTCCTTCTACCCGATGGCGGCTACGCAGCAGATTAGCCTTACGGTAGATATTATTAATTCGGGTCAAGAACATCCGCATGGCCCGTGGTTGTTTGACGCCGATAAATGGGAGACGATTATCACAAATCTACTGAGCAATGCCCTGAAATTTACACCAGCAGGTGGTCAGATTTTGCTAACGATTGACCCCTCGTCCGTCGAACAACTTGTGCTACACTTGGCAGATACGGGCATCGGCATTCCTCCTGATAAACTCCCCCATATTTTCGACCGGTTCTACCAGGTTGATACGTCCCAGACCCGTGCTTACGAAGGAACTGGTATTGGCCTGGCTCTGGTGAGAGAATTGATCGAGTTACTCCATGGAACGATTGCGGTCGAGAGCCGGACAGAATCGCCTTCCGGTACTACGTTTATCCTGACGTTACCCCTATTACCCGCAACCGCTCAGCCCGACGCGCCAGCCGTTACATTCCCCGGTACGTCGTTACTGGTTGCCGACTCCGATCCAGCACCGTCCACTACATCAGTGAGGCAGCCATCCGCCGTTATTGCTGATGATGCTCCGCTGGTACTGGTCGTGGAAGATAATGATGAACTCCGGGCATTCATGGCCGGTGAGCTGGCTGACCATTACCGGGTTCTGACCGCTGCCGATGGAGAAGAAGGCTGGCTACTTTGCCAGCGCGACCTGCCTGATGTCGTGTTGACCGATGTGATGATGCCCCGACTGGACGGTTTCCAGCTGACCCATTGCATTAAATCCACGCTGGCTACCAATCACATAGCAGTTGTATTGCTTACGGCCCGGGCCGCCCATACCAGCCGTCTGGCAGGACTAGAACAGGGCGCCGACGACTACCTGAGCAAGCCCTTTCACGTTGACGAACTGTTCCTGCGGCTAAATAATATGCTGACCCGGCAGGCCAACCTGAGGGCTTTCCTGTATCGGCAACTGTCAAGCCCGGCTGGGCAGACCAATGAGCCAATTCCTGATCCTTTTATCGGTCAGTTGCACCAAGCCATTGAAACACGGCTGGACGACACGACTTTTGGCGTTGATGATCTGGCGCTGGCGGTGGGTATGAGCCGCCGGACGCTCTACCGCAAGATGACGGCCGTCAGCAATATGTCGGCAAATGATTTCATCCGGCACTACCGGCTCCAACGCGCTACTCAACTGCTGCGGGCCGGACGATCCATAGCAGACATAGCCTATACCGTCGGTTTCGAGAGCCCTGCCTACTTCGCTACCGTCTTCAAACACACGTATCAACAAACGCCCTCCGAGTTTCTGAACCGGCAGTTGGATTAA
- a CDS encoding glycoside hydrolase family 105 protein, with translation MTTKQQRHSSHLALLGVLACTLFGFTRPYPSNRVHGDKVPDDKVYFKPAYIKETLIKAATWQLNHPKHATTDWTNGAFYSGVFAAYQTTKSPLLMDSLMAMGERTNWQPGRRYDHADDIAICQTYLNLYRLKKDRRMIQPTIDTVQKLRTTPGQEVQKNGITWWWCDALFMAPPVLTGLGRTLNESWYYKLNDSLFRQTYDRLYNTQEHLFARDGSYLISADGSGKKESNGQKIFWSRGNGWVMGGLVQLLNELPANYPQRDFYVTLYKQMSERLLGLQQADGLWRASLLDPDAYPGGEASGSGFDCYAMAWGINNGILPKDKYLPAVRKAWVALNKLVSDEGRVGWVQPIGADPRRNFNADSWEVYGTGAFLLAGSEVIKLK, from the coding sequence ATGACGACAAAACAACAACGTCACAGCTCCCACCTGGCTCTCTTGGGCGTGCTAGCCTGTACCCTCTTCGGTTTTACTCGCCCCTATCCCAGCAACCGTGTTCATGGCGATAAAGTCCCCGATGACAAGGTTTATTTCAAGCCTGCTTATATCAAAGAAACACTGATCAAAGCCGCCACCTGGCAGTTGAACCATCCCAAACACGCCACAACCGACTGGACAAACGGAGCGTTTTATTCGGGGGTCTTTGCGGCTTACCAGACAACCAAATCGCCCCTGCTGATGGATTCACTGATGGCGATGGGCGAACGCACCAACTGGCAGCCCGGTCGCCGGTACGACCACGCCGATGACATTGCCATTTGCCAGACCTACCTTAATCTGTATCGGCTCAAAAAAGACCGGCGGATGATCCAGCCAACGATTGATACGGTGCAGAAACTCCGCACCACACCGGGTCAGGAAGTGCAGAAAAACGGCATTACGTGGTGGTGGTGCGATGCGTTGTTCATGGCCCCGCCAGTACTGACTGGTCTGGGACGTACTCTGAACGAGTCCTGGTACTACAAACTGAACGACAGCCTGTTCCGGCAGACATACGATCGGCTGTACAACACGCAGGAACACCTGTTTGCGCGGGATGGGTCGTACCTGATCAGTGCCGACGGCAGCGGTAAGAAAGAAAGTAACGGCCAGAAAATTTTCTGGTCGCGGGGGAACGGCTGGGTTATGGGTGGCCTGGTTCAACTGCTCAACGAGCTACCAGCCAACTACCCCCAGCGCGATTTCTACGTTACCCTCTACAAGCAAATGAGCGAACGACTGCTGGGTCTGCAACAAGCCGACGGTCTATGGCGGGCCAGCCTACTCGACCCCGATGCGTATCCAGGTGGTGAAGCGAGCGGCTCAGGCTTCGATTGCTACGCAATGGCCTGGGGCATCAATAACGGCATTCTACCGAAAGACAAATATCTACCCGCCGTTCGGAAGGCCTGGGTCGCTCTGAATAAGCTGGTTTCGGACGAGGGCCGCGTTGGCTGGGTGCAGCCCATCGGCGCCGATCCCCGCCGGAATTTCAACGCCGATAGCTGGGAAGTCTACGGCACCGGCGCATTTCTGCTGGCCGGGTCGGAAGTGATTAAACTTAAATAG
- a CDS encoding SDR family NAD(P)-dependent oxidoreductase, whose protein sequence is MLSTFSLAGKTALVTGCKRGIGKAMAEGLAEAGANIIGVSASLELTGSAVAQSIEARGQKFFAYQANFGKRDSLNAFIQQVKQDHPVIDILVNNAGTILRQPAAEHPDEYWDEVIAINQTAPFILTREIGRDMVARGSGKVIFTASLLTFQGGINVPGYAASKGAIGSLTKAFANEWASQGINVNAIAPGYISTDNTEALRADKARSQAILGRIPAGRWGEPDDFKGPIVFLASDASRYVHGTILTVDGGWMGR, encoded by the coding sequence ATTTTATCAACCTTTTCGTTGGCCGGTAAAACGGCATTGGTAACGGGCTGCAAACGCGGCATCGGCAAAGCGATGGCCGAGGGATTAGCCGAAGCAGGGGCCAATATCATTGGCGTTTCGGCCAGTCTGGAACTGACCGGCAGCGCCGTAGCTCAGTCCATTGAAGCGCGGGGCCAGAAGTTTTTCGCCTATCAGGCCAATTTTGGAAAGCGAGATTCACTCAACGCCTTTATTCAGCAGGTAAAGCAGGATCACCCCGTTATCGATATTCTGGTTAACAACGCCGGTACCATCCTGCGCCAGCCAGCCGCCGAACACCCGGACGAGTACTGGGACGAAGTGATTGCTATCAACCAGACCGCGCCGTTTATACTCACCCGCGAGATTGGTCGGGATATGGTAGCGCGGGGCAGCGGCAAGGTTATTTTCACGGCGTCGCTGCTCACGTTTCAGGGGGGCATTAACGTACCAGGTTATGCCGCCAGCAAAGGAGCCATCGGCAGCCTGACCAAAGCGTTCGCGAATGAATGGGCGAGCCAGGGTATTAACGTCAACGCCATTGCGCCCGGCTACATTTCGACGGACAATACGGAAGCACTACGGGCGGACAAAGCACGAAGTCAGGCCATTCTGGGACGAATCCCGGCGGGGCGCTGGGGTGAACCCGACGACTTCAAAGGGCCAATCGTATTTCTGGCTTCGGATGCGTCCCGTTACGTTCACGGTACAATCCTGACCGTCGATGGTGGCTGGATGGGACGATAA
- a CDS encoding DUF4861 family protein, whose translation MKFVLFAWMLGLSGSLLAQSSAPIQVTNPSNTSLTQTVVEIPWATILKAYPQVDTSQLIVQTSDGQEVPYQLEHRGKKPVQNLLVQLSLAPKQSVQLMLRKGTPTPVKAKTYCRYVPERYDDFAWENDNVAFRIYGAALNGRSDNAYGTDIWAKRTNELVLDKWYKQDDYHKDHGEGLDYYHVGLTLGAGNIGVFLNDSIQFVHNYRSWEILDNGPLRSTFRVTFDPYTFKGITVKEVRTVSLDVGAQLSKVQVHIEHTSPKPLPMVVGISLRSEPSPLLQDEKNGIMGYWEPKHGNDGTIGVGCVFPKAPVSMLRKYDHALARLTAKPSDDLIYYTGGAWDKAGRITSSADWFAYLRQIAAQQKQPLRITVLPKKAGN comes from the coding sequence ATGAAGTTCGTTCTTTTCGCGTGGATGCTGGGGCTGAGCGGCTCTCTGCTGGCGCAGTCGTCGGCCCCGATTCAGGTAACTAATCCGAGTAACACGTCCCTGACGCAAACCGTCGTCGAGATTCCGTGGGCGACCATCCTGAAGGCCTATCCACAAGTAGACACCAGCCAGTTGATCGTGCAGACCAGCGATGGCCAGGAGGTACCGTATCAGTTGGAACACCGGGGAAAGAAACCTGTACAGAACCTGCTCGTGCAGCTCAGCCTGGCTCCGAAGCAATCGGTTCAGCTTATGTTGCGCAAAGGCACACCAACTCCCGTAAAAGCAAAAACGTACTGCCGCTACGTGCCCGAGCGTTACGACGATTTCGCCTGGGAGAACGACAACGTAGCCTTCCGTATCTACGGGGCCGCCCTGAATGGCCGTTCTGATAACGCCTACGGCACCGACATCTGGGCCAAACGCACCAACGAACTGGTGCTGGACAAGTGGTACAAGCAGGACGACTACCACAAAGACCACGGCGAAGGGCTAGACTATTACCACGTCGGGCTCACTCTCGGCGCGGGCAACATCGGCGTTTTCCTGAACGATTCCATTCAGTTCGTGCACAACTACCGTTCCTGGGAAATCCTGGATAACGGTCCACTCCGGTCTACGTTTCGCGTTACATTCGATCCGTACACATTCAAGGGCATTACGGTAAAGGAGGTTCGGACGGTCTCGTTGGATGTCGGGGCGCAGCTTAGCAAAGTACAGGTCCACATCGAACACACGTCCCCGAAGCCGTTACCAATGGTTGTCGGCATTTCTCTCCGGTCGGAACCAAGTCCGTTATTGCAGGACGAGAAAAACGGAATCATGGGCTACTGGGAACCGAAGCACGGTAACGATGGCACCATTGGCGTTGGCTGCGTTTTCCCAAAAGCCCCTGTATCGATGCTGCGTAAATATGACCACGCCCTGGCCCGGCTAACTGCTAAACCCAGCGATGATCTGATTTATTACACCGGTGGGGCCTGGGACAAAGCGGGACGCATTACGTCCAGCGCCGACTGGTTCGCCTATCTCCGGCAGATTGCGGCCCAGCAGAAACAGCCGCTACGTATCACCGTCCTGCCCAAAAAAGCAGGTAACTAA
- the kduI gene encoding 5-dehydro-4-deoxy-D-glucuronate isomerase, translating to MTTFDSRYASSPTEVKGMDTDQLRQNFLIDNLFTADQFSWTLSFFDRYLTGGVMPVAGPVTLEAPDQLKAAYFLERRELGMINVGGAGQVVADGVTYELDYKEALYIGQGTQSVQFSSVDANAPAKFYLNSTPAHTSYPSRKVSRADANKLELGTLETANHRTINQMLINKVLPTCQLQMGMTELKPGSVWNTMPAHTHDRRMEVYFYFEVPEGQAVCHFMGQPQETRHIWIQNEQAVISPNWSIHSGAGTSNYTFIWGMAGENLDYGDMDFCPITDLR from the coding sequence ATGACGACTTTTGACAGCCGCTATGCATCGTCCCCAACCGAAGTAAAAGGCATGGATACCGACCAGCTTCGGCAGAATTTCCTGATCGATAATCTCTTTACGGCCGATCAGTTTAGCTGGACGCTGTCGTTCTTCGACCGCTACCTGACCGGGGGCGTTATGCCCGTGGCCGGTCCTGTTACGCTCGAAGCCCCCGACCAGTTGAAAGCCGCTTATTTTCTCGAACGCCGGGAGTTGGGTATGATCAACGTCGGTGGTGCGGGGCAGGTGGTGGCCGATGGTGTTACGTATGAGCTGGATTACAAAGAAGCCTTATACATTGGTCAGGGTACGCAGAGCGTGCAGTTTTCGTCCGTGGATGCCAATGCCCCCGCGAAGTTTTATCTCAACTCCACCCCTGCTCACACGAGCTACCCAAGCCGGAAAGTTTCCCGCGCCGATGCTAACAAGCTCGAACTGGGCACGCTGGAAACGGCTAATCATCGCACTATCAACCAGATGCTTATCAACAAAGTCCTGCCGACCTGCCAGCTCCAGATGGGCATGACCGAACTGAAACCGGGCAGCGTATGGAACACCATGCCCGCTCACACCCACGACCGGCGCATGGAGGTTTATTTTTATTTCGAAGTACCCGAGGGGCAGGCCGTCTGTCATTTTATGGGCCAGCCGCAGGAAACCCGCCACATCTGGATACAGAACGAGCAGGCCGTTATTTCGCCAAACTGGTCGATTCATTCGGGAGCCGGTACGTCGAACTACACCTTTATCTGGGGGATGGCTGGCGAAAACCTCGACTACGGCGACATGGATTTCTGTCCCATCACCGATCTGCGCTAA